The Miscanthus floridulus cultivar M001 chromosome 17, ASM1932011v1, whole genome shotgun sequence genome has a window encoding:
- the LOC136517000 gene encoding cleavage stimulating factor 64-like isoform X1 translates to MASKQAAAGEALAAQINGMSRSEMYDMMSKMKTMIDHDQETVRRMLVDNPDVTRALFRAQVVLGMVKTPKTAQSSDMVPPTAVPTAPPSVKTTAPDHVSLPPPPLPANQQSVAQLSAPFPSGLSNVGSTMDIPTISANPPQPTQAKGYPSHQMPSSAPQPSQHPNMALPHAPPQYSNLPSHIPIVHSQPQQPLQSPAIYNQQLQPPLPQMSRPLSLQSFAHQMHPQVPNSFGLTHANAPQHMLQQPMFHPGANPQTNFLPGQPPLPSQPPPQQLYQQASSHYNTQSTTPMGVDRSAPWGRAPEAPTSGSHFPGQLPGLPGQMAQGIGGIQAGQAPLTPEMEKMLVQQVLGMSAEQINMLPPEQRQQVLQLRDMLRQ, encoded by the exons ATGGCGTCGAAGCAGGCGGCGGCGGGCGAAGCCCTTGCGGCCCAAATCAATGGCATGTCCCGCTCCGAGATGTACGACATGATGTCCAAGATGAAG ACCATGATCGACCACGACCAGGAGACGGTGCGCCGCATGCTCGTCGACAACCCGGACGTCACCCGGGCGCTCTTTCGG GCGCAAGTGGTCCTTGGAATGGTGAAAACACCAAAAACT GCACAATCTTCAGACATGGTCCCACCCACAGCAGTGCCAACAGCACCTCCCTCAGTCAAAACTACTGCACCAGATCATGTCAGCTTGCCTCCACCCCCATTACCTGCTAACCAGCAGAGTGTTGCTCAACTTTCTGCCCCGTTTCCATCTGGCTTGTCTAATGTGGGATCGACCATGGACATTCCTACTATTTCAGCAAACCCGCCACAACCAACACAAGCAAAAGGCTACCCTAGCCATCAGATGCCTTCATCAGCTCCTCAGCCATCTCAACATCCAAATATGGCCCTGCCTCATGCTCCTCCACAGTATTCCAATCTTCCATCACATATACCTATAGTTCATAGTCAGCCACAGCAACCTTTGCAAAGTCCTGCAATATATAATCAACAGTTGCAACCACCTTTGCCCCAAATGTCTAGGCCACTATCTTTGCAGTCCTTTGCTCATCAGATGCATCCACAAGTACCAAATTCATTTGGGTTGACTCATGCAAATGCTCCGCAGCACATGTTACAACAACCGATGTTTCAT CCAGGTGCGAATCCTCAAACTAATTTCCTTCCTGGCCAACCACCATTGCCTAGCCAGCCACCACCACAGCAGCTGTATCAG CAGGCTAGTTCACACTACAATACACAGAGTACGACTCCAATGGGAGTTGATAGGTCAGCTCCCTGGGGACGGGCCCCAGAAGCTCCCACTTCTGGCTCTCATTTCCCTGGACAATTACCTGGGTTGCCCGGACAAATGGCCCAAGGAATTGGTGGTATCCAGGCAGGCCAAGCACCT CTGACACCTGAGATGGAAAAGATGCTAGTCCAGCAAGTCCTGGGCATGTCCGCTGAGCAGATTAACATGTTGCCTCCGGAACAACGGCAACAGGTTCTTCAACTACGAGACATGCTACGGCAATGA
- the LOC136517000 gene encoding cleavage stimulating factor 64-like isoform X2 has protein sequence MASKQAAAGEALAAQINGMSRSEMYDMMSKMKTMIDHDQETVRRMLVDNPDVTRALFRAQVVLGMVKTPKTAQSSDMVPPTAVPTAPPSVKTTAPDHVSLPPPPLPANQQSVAQLSAPFPSGLSNVGSTMDIPTISANPPQPTQAKGYPSHQMPSSAPQPSQHPNMALPHAPPQYSNLPSHIPIVHSQPQQPLQSPAIYNQQLQPPLPQMSRPLSLQSFAHQMHPQVPNSFGLTHANAPQHMLQQPMFHPGANPQTNFLPGQPPLPSQPPPQQLYQASSHYNTQSTTPMGVDRSAPWGRAPEAPTSGSHFPGQLPGLPGQMAQGIGGIQAGQAPLTPEMEKMLVQQVLGMSAEQINMLPPEQRQQVLQLRDMLRQ, from the exons ATGGCGTCGAAGCAGGCGGCGGCGGGCGAAGCCCTTGCGGCCCAAATCAATGGCATGTCCCGCTCCGAGATGTACGACATGATGTCCAAGATGAAG ACCATGATCGACCACGACCAGGAGACGGTGCGCCGCATGCTCGTCGACAACCCGGACGTCACCCGGGCGCTCTTTCGG GCGCAAGTGGTCCTTGGAATGGTGAAAACACCAAAAACT GCACAATCTTCAGACATGGTCCCACCCACAGCAGTGCCAACAGCACCTCCCTCAGTCAAAACTACTGCACCAGATCATGTCAGCTTGCCTCCACCCCCATTACCTGCTAACCAGCAGAGTGTTGCTCAACTTTCTGCCCCGTTTCCATCTGGCTTGTCTAATGTGGGATCGACCATGGACATTCCTACTATTTCAGCAAACCCGCCACAACCAACACAAGCAAAAGGCTACCCTAGCCATCAGATGCCTTCATCAGCTCCTCAGCCATCTCAACATCCAAATATGGCCCTGCCTCATGCTCCTCCACAGTATTCCAATCTTCCATCACATATACCTATAGTTCATAGTCAGCCACAGCAACCTTTGCAAAGTCCTGCAATATATAATCAACAGTTGCAACCACCTTTGCCCCAAATGTCTAGGCCACTATCTTTGCAGTCCTTTGCTCATCAGATGCATCCACAAGTACCAAATTCATTTGGGTTGACTCATGCAAATGCTCCGCAGCACATGTTACAACAACCGATGTTTCAT CCAGGTGCGAATCCTCAAACTAATTTCCTTCCTGGCCAACCACCATTGCCTAGCCAGCCACCACCACAGCAGCTGTATCAG GCTAGTTCACACTACAATACACAGAGTACGACTCCAATGGGAGTTGATAGGTCAGCTCCCTGGGGACGGGCCCCAGAAGCTCCCACTTCTGGCTCTCATTTCCCTGGACAATTACCTGGGTTGCCCGGACAAATGGCCCAAGGAATTGGTGGTATCCAGGCAGGCCAAGCACCT CTGACACCTGAGATGGAAAAGATGCTAGTCCAGCAAGTCCTGGGCATGTCCGCTGAGCAGATTAACATGTTGCCTCCGGAACAACGGCAACAGGTTCTTCAACTACGAGACATGCTACGGCAATGA